A part of Silvimonas soli genomic DNA contains:
- a CDS encoding tetratricopeptide repeat protein: protein MGRPPAETAAVASAPAAAAAPDANADGPLPNMELSDELVMRFLVGDIALQRGQPGLAAQTWNDLAKRTHDPRVAKRATEVAIGAGQLNLAMDSARQWIDASPNAVGPQQVMLSLLLRANRLDEAKPHLEALLKAKPQDVPSFFMQMHMLWDKNTDRKAAAKLTEEVTTPYLNLPEAHFARAVAYANIERVPDAIKEVDAAQAIRPGWEPAVLYRVQLMSDQPAQVRVDYLRSALQKNPDSLPIRNALARELVLNRQMKEALQMYNSVLQVQPDNLEALVGSGLVSLEQHDLQTAEIRLNAAVKKSPRTTNNLRIYLGQIAEERNSYDDAIAWYQSVEGDMRDAANQRLIRLYARTGKTDAALALVHENVALTTEQQTQQALLESQIYREAKNYDKAYAVLTAAIAKQPKNADLLYERSLIADLQHNVPGAEADLHKYLELQPGSAQGLNALGYTLANRTDRYDEANGYLEKAVALDPENPVILDSLGWLRYKQNRLAEARDLLTKAYKAMPDPEVGAHLAATLFKLGNKSDAHKVLAEAQKLDPDNESVIAIGQEIGKP from the coding sequence ATGGGGCGGCCGCCGGCAGAAACCGCCGCCGTTGCAAGTGCCCCCGCTGCGGCGGCTGCACCCGATGCCAATGCCGATGGCCCTTTGCCCAATATGGAGCTCAGCGACGAGCTGGTGATGCGCTTCCTGGTGGGTGACATCGCCCTGCAACGTGGCCAGCCTGGGCTGGCAGCGCAAACCTGGAACGATCTGGCCAAGCGCACCCATGATCCACGCGTGGCCAAACGTGCGACCGAAGTCGCCATTGGCGCGGGTCAGCTCAATCTGGCCATGGATTCCGCACGCCAGTGGATCGATGCCTCGCCCAACGCCGTCGGCCCGCAACAAGTCATGCTGAGTTTGCTGCTACGTGCCAACCGCTTGGACGAAGCCAAGCCGCATCTGGAGGCGCTGCTCAAAGCCAAGCCGCAAGATGTGCCGTCGTTCTTTATGCAGATGCACATGCTGTGGGACAAAAACACAGACCGCAAAGCTGCCGCCAAGCTCACCGAAGAAGTCACCACGCCTTATCTGAATTTGCCGGAAGCGCATTTTGCTCGCGCCGTGGCGTACGCCAATATCGAGCGTGTGCCGGATGCGATCAAGGAAGTCGACGCGGCTCAGGCCATCCGCCCGGGCTGGGAGCCAGCGGTGCTCTACCGGGTGCAGTTGATGTCAGATCAGCCTGCGCAAGTACGTGTTGATTATTTGCGCAGTGCGCTGCAAAAGAATCCGGATTCGCTGCCCATCCGCAATGCGCTGGCGCGCGAACTGGTGCTGAACCGGCAAATGAAAGAAGCGCTGCAGATGTATAACAGCGTCTTGCAGGTTCAGCCCGATAACCTGGAAGCGCTGGTTGGTTCTGGCCTGGTTTCGCTAGAGCAACATGACCTGCAGACTGCAGAAATCCGGCTGAATGCGGCAGTGAAGAAAAGCCCGCGTACAACCAATAACCTGCGTATCTATCTGGGCCAGATTGCCGAAGAACGTAATAGTTACGACGATGCCATTGCCTGGTATCAAAGCGTTGAAGGCGATATGCGCGATGCCGCCAACCAGCGCTTGATCCGTTTGTATGCGCGCACTGGCAAAACCGACGCCGCTTTGGCGCTGGTCCACGAAAACGTGGCGCTGACTACCGAGCAGCAAACCCAGCAGGCATTGCTTGAGTCGCAAATCTACCGCGAAGCCAAGAATTACGACAAAGCCTATGCCGTGCTGACGGCGGCCATTGCCAAGCAGCCCAAGAATGCTGATCTGCTGTACGAGCGCTCGCTGATTGCCGATCTGCAGCACAATGTACCGGGCGCCGAGGCCGACTTGCATAAATATCTGGAGCTGCAACCAGGTAGCGCACAAGGTCTGAACGCGTTGGGCTATACGCTGGCCAACCGCACGGATCGCTACGACGAAGCCAATGGTTATCTGGAAAAAGCCGTCGCGCTGGACCCGGAAAACCCGGTGATCCTCGATAGCCTGGGTTGGCTGCGCTACAAGCAGAATCGTTTGGCCGAGGCTCGCGATTTGCTGACCAAAGCCTACAAGGCCATGCCTGATCCGGAAGTGGGCGCGCATCTGGCGGCAACGCTCTTCAAACTGGGCAACAAGAGCGACGCCCACAAGGTGCTGGCTGAAGCGCAAAAGCTGGACCCGGATAACGAATCGGTTATCGCCATCGGCCAGGAAATCGGCAAACCGTGA
- the lolB gene encoding lipoprotein insertase outer membrane protein LolB — MRRFSTGLLIGAVLLLAGCATPPAAPKAGELVATGRVAVKVPNDSQMANFTWRDDGQQAALDLGTPLGQTVARLTFTADSAKLQDSSGKETVAQSAEDLLQQRTGWNLPVQGMRWWLRGKPDPAVPAQVTVIPDGGVHIVQSGWQIDATDLRDAGVQGKLPYRVHASRDGLDLRIVVSDWQWQP, encoded by the coding sequence ATGCGGCGGTTTTCCACAGGGCTGTTGATTGGTGCCGTGCTGCTGCTGGCGGGCTGTGCCACGCCGCCGGCAGCGCCCAAAGCGGGTGAATTGGTCGCGACCGGCCGGGTGGCGGTAAAAGTGCCCAACGATTCGCAAATGGCCAATTTCACCTGGCGTGATGATGGCCAGCAAGCCGCGCTCGACCTGGGTACACCGCTGGGTCAGACTGTCGCCCGGCTGACCTTCACCGCTGATAGCGCAAAGCTGCAAGATTCCAGCGGCAAAGAAACGGTCGCTCAAAGTGCCGAGGACCTGCTGCAACAGCGCACCGGCTGGAATCTGCCGGTGCAGGGTATGCGCTGGTGGTTGCGTGGCAAGCCGGACCCTGCGGTGCCCGCGCAGGTCACGGTTATTCCCGACGGTGGCGTGCATATTGTGCAAAGTGGCTGGCAGATTGACGCCACTGACCTGCGTGATGCGGGTGTGCAAGGCAAGCTGCCTTATCGAGTTCATGCAAGCCGTGACGGGCTTGATCTGCGTATTGTGGTATCTGATTGGCAATGGCAACCGTAA
- the ispE gene encoding 4-(cytidine 5'-diphospho)-2-C-methyl-D-erythritol kinase — translation MAMATVTSVSSSNSSHSTLLSAFPVSAEGWRAFPAPAKLNLFLHVIGRRADGYHLLQSVFQLIDLADTIHLRLRDDAQVIHHNPLSGVPAETDLTVRAARLLQQETGYTKGVDIRVDKRIPMGGGLGGGSSDAATVLLALNRLWGVNLSRAQLMRLGLALGADVPFFIFGRNAFVEGIGEIMQEITTPEAWYVVLHPPVHVSTPAIFKDERLTRNTPSLKLRDLNTTASRNDLQAVAVSQHPQIAEFLDWLSQFGDARMTGSGSCVFTKCASQSAADRVISRLPDEMTGFTARSLKRHELSEFADE, via the coding sequence TTGGCAATGGCAACCGTAACTTCCGTGTCTTCTTCCAATTCTTCTCATTCGACGCTCTTGTCGGCTTTTCCGGTATCGGCAGAGGGCTGGCGAGCCTTTCCTGCGCCGGCCAAGCTCAATCTGTTTTTGCACGTCATTGGACGGCGCGCAGATGGCTACCATCTGCTGCAATCGGTATTCCAGCTGATTGATCTGGCCGACACCATTCATTTGCGATTACGCGATGACGCGCAGGTGATTCATCACAATCCGCTGTCCGGTGTTCCGGCCGAAACCGATCTGACGGTGCGCGCGGCCCGTTTGCTGCAACAGGAAACGGGCTATACCAAAGGCGTGGATATCCGCGTCGACAAGCGCATTCCCATGGGCGGTGGTCTGGGCGGCGGCAGTTCAGATGCGGCGACGGTGTTGTTGGCGCTGAACCGGTTGTGGGGCGTGAATCTGTCACGGGCGCAGTTGATGCGGCTTGGCTTGGCGCTGGGTGCCGACGTGCCATTTTTCATCTTCGGACGCAACGCGTTTGTTGAAGGTATCGGCGAAATCATGCAGGAAATCACCACGCCTGAAGCTTGGTATGTCGTGCTGCATCCGCCTGTGCACGTGTCGACACCAGCAATTTTTAAAGATGAACGCTTGACAAGAAACACTCCCTCCCTCAAACTGCGCGACCTCAACACCACTGCAAGCAGGAACGATCTGCAGGCGGTGGCAGTGAGTCAGCATCCGCAGATTGCTGAATTTCTGGATTGGCTAAGCCAGTTTGGGGATGCGCGGATGACTGGATCAGGAAGCTGCGTTTTCACGAAATGCGCTTCACAAAGCGCCGCGGATCGTGTAATATCCCGGCTTCCTGACGAGATGACCGGTTTTACAGCGAGGTCACTCAAGCGGCACGAGTTAAGCGAATTTGCTGATGAGTAG
- a CDS encoding ribose-phosphate pyrophosphokinase: MAYDSLMVFTGNANPKLAESVVNHLDISLGRATVGRFSDGEVTVELLENVRGRDVFVLQSTCVPTNDNIMEVMLMVDALKRASAGRITAAIPYFGYARQDRRPRSARVPISAKVIANMLQVAGVDRVLTVDVHADQIQGFFDIPVDNIYSTPVLLADIRAKNHDQLMVVSPDVGGVLRARAMAKQLTTDMAIIDKRRPKAGVAEVMHIIGDVTGRTCVIIDDMIDTANTLVKAAQALKAHGAARVIAYATHAVFSGAAVERIVQSELDEVVVTDTIPLSEAASQCERIRVVSIAGLLAETMRRINNEESVSSLFVD; the protein is encoded by the coding sequence ATGGCTTACGACAGCCTCATGGTATTTACCGGCAACGCTAATCCCAAGCTTGCCGAAAGCGTCGTCAATCACCTGGATATTTCGTTGGGGCGAGCCACTGTTGGCCGCTTCTCCGATGGTGAAGTGACAGTCGAGTTGCTGGAGAACGTTCGCGGTCGCGACGTTTTCGTCCTGCAGTCAACTTGCGTGCCTACCAACGACAATATTATGGAAGTGATGCTGATGGTCGATGCGCTCAAACGCGCTTCAGCCGGTCGCATCACTGCGGCGATACCGTATTTTGGTTACGCCCGGCAAGATCGCCGCCCTCGCTCCGCACGTGTCCCGATTTCTGCCAAAGTCATCGCCAACATGTTGCAAGTAGCTGGCGTTGATCGTGTGCTGACGGTAGATGTCCACGCCGACCAGATTCAAGGCTTCTTTGATATCCCGGTCGACAACATCTACTCCACACCGGTGCTGTTGGCCGATATCCGTGCCAAGAATCACGACCAGTTGATGGTTGTCAGTCCGGACGTCGGCGGCGTGCTGCGCGCGCGTGCCATGGCCAAGCAACTGACCACCGACATGGCCATTATCGACAAGCGTCGTCCGAAGGCTGGTGTGGCCGAGGTGATGCACATCATTGGTGATGTCACCGGTCGTACCTGCGTGATCATCGATGACATGATCGATACCGCCAACACGCTGGTGAAAGCCGCGCAAGCGTTGAAAGCCCATGGCGCCGCTCGCGTCATCGCTTATGCTACGCATGCGGTGTTCTCGGGTGCAGCGGTTGAGCGCATTGTGCAGTCCGAACTGGATGAAGTGGTGGTAACAGATACCATCCCGTTGTCTGAAGCGGCCAGCCAGTGTGAACGGATTCGTGTGGTGTCGATTGCCGGGTTACTGGCAGAGACCATGCGCCGGATCAACAACGAAGAGTCCGTTTCTTCGCTGTTTGTAGATTGA
- a CDS encoding 50S ribosomal protein L25/general stress protein Ctc — MSYEIQAQARVAQGTGASRRLRNTGKLPGIVYGGSKTPVAIELDHNSMWYTLKEEAFHTALIKLVVDGATEQVLVRSVQYHPFKQLILHVDFQRVDESTSVEMKVPLHFANAEIAPGVKLDGGSIGYILNEVLVRCSATKLPEFIEVDLGNMGAGNGSIHLSDLKLPEGVELMSLVRGEDLAVANYNAPKGSD; from the coding sequence ATGTCTTACGAAATTCAAGCCCAGGCCCGCGTGGCGCAGGGTACCGGTGCGAGCCGCCGCCTGCGTAACACCGGCAAGCTGCCTGGGATTGTTTACGGTGGCAGCAAAACCCCGGTTGCGATCGAACTCGATCACAACAGCATGTGGTACACCCTGAAAGAAGAAGCTTTCCACACCGCGCTGATCAAGCTGGTTGTGGACGGCGCTACCGAACAGGTTCTGGTTCGCTCGGTGCAATACCACCCGTTCAAGCAACTAATTCTGCACGTTGACTTCCAGCGTGTTGACGAATCCACCAGCGTTGAAATGAAGGTGCCTCTGCACTTTGCAAACGCTGAAATCGCTCCTGGCGTTAAGCTGGACGGTGGTTCGATCGGTTACATCCTGAACGAAGTGCTGGTTCGCTGCTCGGCAACCAAGCTGCCGGAATTCATTGAAGTCGACTTGGGCAACATGGGCGCTGGCAATGGTTCCATCCACTTGTCCGATCTGAAGCTGCCAGAAGGCGTCGAACTGATGTCCCTGGTTCGCGGCGAAGATCTGGCAGTGGCCAACTACAACGCACCGAAGGGCAGCGATTAA
- the pth gene encoding aminoacyl-tRNA hydrolase, with the protein MSAIKLIVGLGNPGAEYAATRHNAGFWWVDELAREGGVSLRHDSKFHGLAGKARLHGEEVWLLQPQTFMNRSGLSVVALAQFYKILPDEILVVHDELDIPPGQAKLKQGGGNGGHNGLKDIQAHLSTPNFWRLRLGIGHPGDRNEVVSFVLKPPRREEQELIDDAMVRAQNLLPRMLKGEMNIAMQQLHTDEGKQRPHKPAP; encoded by the coding sequence ATGTCTGCAATCAAATTAATCGTCGGTCTGGGTAACCCCGGGGCCGAATATGCTGCCACCCGTCACAACGCCGGATTCTGGTGGGTGGATGAACTGGCGCGCGAAGGTGGTGTCAGTTTGCGTCATGACAGCAAATTTCACGGTCTGGCTGGCAAAGCCAGGCTGCATGGCGAGGAAGTCTGGCTGCTGCAGCCGCAAACTTTCATGAATCGCAGTGGTCTGTCGGTAGTGGCGCTCGCGCAATTCTACAAAATCCTGCCCGATGAAATTCTGGTGGTGCACGATGAACTGGATATTCCGCCCGGTCAGGCCAAGCTTAAACAAGGTGGCGGCAATGGCGGCCACAATGGTTTGAAGGATATTCAGGCGCATTTGTCGACGCCCAATTTCTGGCGTTTGCGTCTGGGCATCGGTCATCCGGGTGATCGCAATGAGGTGGTCAGCTTTGTGCTCAAACCGCCGCGGCGTGAAGAGCAGGAATTAATCGATGACGCCATGGTCCGCGCCCAGAATCTGCTGCCCCGCATGCTCAAGGGCGAGATGAATATCGCCATGCAGCAACTACATACCGATGAAGGTAAACAAAGGCCACATAAGCCCGCACCATGA
- a CDS encoding ParA family protein: protein MTCLSILIANPKGGSGKSTLSTNLAGYFAWQSERVVLGDLDRQHTARYWLGQRPPQYPLIGDWDVEADELLRPSKGVTVAILDSPAGLHGKKLESALKLVDRVLVPVVPSAFDMWALEGFFAQLAEEKAVRKKQVEIGIVGMRVDPRTHAARQLETFLAGYGFPVLTYLRNTQLYVQLQPKGLTLFDLPAKRFERDLEQWQAIPKWLRNPASPSI, encoded by the coding sequence ATGACCTGTCTATCCATATTGATCGCCAACCCCAAAGGCGGCAGCGGCAAATCCACGCTGTCTACCAACCTGGCCGGCTATTTTGCCTGGCAAAGTGAACGGGTCGTATTGGGCGATCTGGACCGACAGCACACGGCGCGTTACTGGCTGGGCCAACGCCCGCCACAGTATCCGTTGATTGGCGATTGGGATGTGGAGGCGGATGAGTTGCTGCGCCCATCCAAAGGCGTCACGGTGGCTATTCTGGACAGTCCCGCCGGTTTGCATGGCAAAAAGCTTGAATCGGCACTCAAGCTGGTCGACCGGGTGCTGGTGCCAGTGGTGCCGTCAGCTTTCGATATGTGGGCGCTGGAAGGTTTCTTCGCCCAGTTGGCCGAAGAAAAAGCGGTACGCAAAAAACAGGTCGAGATCGGCATCGTCGGCATGCGTGTTGATCCGCGCACTCACGCCGCGCGCCAGTTGGAAACCTTCCTCGCTGGTTACGGCTTTCCGGTACTCACTTATCTGCGCAACACCCAGCTGTATGTGCAGCTTCAACCCAAGGGGCTCACGTTGTTCGATCTGCCAGCAAAGCGGTTCGAGCGTGACCTTGAACAATGGCAGGCAATTCCCAAGTGGCTTCGCAACCCCGCATCCCCGTCAATCTGA
- a CDS encoding CobW family GTP-binding protein produces the protein MASQPRIPVNLITGFLGVGKTTAISRLLADKPANEFWAVVVNEFGEVGIDGATLSSAGEGLQVAEVPGGCICCTTSPMLRVNLNKLVQGKRPDRILIEPSGLGHPAGIIDLLRDPFMSATFEVRAVLTLMDARHPEDARYARNETWRDQIELADVLVINKTDLADAPQLERARAMANAAFPPKIAVVETRQGLIDPDLLDAPLLAERWQEPQAHASSHSPLAPRRKAEAPVAAEVPQGNEPVRKTQSSLGSHACGWIFTPETLFDSGALADLFQALNQADALALLGLSRAKGVFHTERDWYRFDWVDQYPSANVSAYRRDSRFEVIVEAAAAPDWSQLEARLLAARIRPGSAEGESGAGVPV, from the coding sequence GTGGCTTCGCAACCCCGCATCCCCGTCAATCTGATCACCGGTTTTCTTGGCGTCGGTAAAACGACGGCTATTTCCCGTTTGCTGGCCGACAAGCCCGCCAACGAATTCTGGGCCGTGGTGGTCAACGAATTCGGCGAGGTGGGTATTGATGGCGCCACTTTGTCTTCTGCGGGCGAAGGTTTGCAGGTTGCCGAAGTGCCGGGTGGTTGTATCTGCTGCACCACCAGCCCGATGTTGCGGGTCAACCTCAACAAGCTGGTGCAAGGCAAGCGCCCGGATCGCATCCTGATCGAGCCGTCGGGGCTCGGCCACCCGGCGGGCATTATCGATTTGCTGCGTGACCCGTTCATGAGCGCCACGTTTGAAGTGCGCGCCGTGTTGACGCTGATGGATGCCCGGCATCCGGAAGATGCCCGCTACGCCCGCAATGAAACCTGGCGTGACCAGATCGAATTGGCGGATGTGCTGGTGATCAACAAAACGGACCTGGCTGACGCGCCGCAACTGGAACGCGCCCGGGCGATGGCCAATGCGGCCTTTCCGCCCAAAATTGCCGTGGTCGAAACGCGCCAGGGACTGATTGATCCGGACTTGCTGGATGCGCCGTTACTGGCCGAGCGCTGGCAAGAGCCGCAAGCGCACGCCAGTAGTCACAGCCCGCTGGCGCCGCGGCGCAAGGCTGAAGCGCCTGTTGCAGCTGAAGTGCCGCAAGGTAATGAGCCGGTACGTAAAACCCAATCCAGCCTGGGTTCACATGCCTGTGGCTGGATTTTTACCCCGGAAACCCTGTTTGATAGCGGTGCGCTGGCAGATTTGTTTCAGGCGCTTAACCAGGCCGATGCACTCGCGTTGCTGGGTTTGTCACGCGCCAAAGGCGTGTTTCATACCGAGCGTGACTGGTATCGCTTTGACTGGGTCGACCAGTACCCGTCGGCCAACGTCTCGGCATACCGCCGTGACAGTCGCTTTGAGGTGATCGTTGAGGCCGCAGCAGCACCAGACTGGTCGCAACTGGAAGCGCGCCTGCTGGCCGCACGGATACGGCCAGGCAGTGCTGAGGGTGAGAGTGGCGCTGGCGTACCGGTTTAA
- the ccsB gene encoding c-type cytochrome biogenesis protein CcsB gives MMTLPLSRRSPLDFVFAILMIAAGGIAYARYGQYMDYYEHGILLGATIGIVWFGWFWPAMRYFLPAAAVLALIGTASYHGDLATAQHSFLLKYFLASQSAVMWMCVLYVIATVLYWVGMLSRSGTALSIASGLTWTAALAALTAMLVRWYESYLIGSDVGHIPVSNLYEVFILFCLITTLMYLYYEARFKARAMGAFVLLVITAAVGFILWYSLDRGAHEIQPLIPALQSWWMKIHVPANFIGYGAFALSAMLGVAQLLVSKGVLASRLPSYETLGEVMYKAVSVGFLFFTIATILGAAWAADAWGGYWSWDPKETWALIVWLNYAAWLHVRLVKGWRGNVLAWWSVIGLVVTTFAFLGVNMFLSGLHSYGGL, from the coding sequence ATGATGACGCTCCCCCTTTCCCGGCGCTCGCCGCTGGATTTCGTGTTTGCGATCCTGATGATCGCAGCGGGCGGCATTGCCTACGCCCGCTATGGCCAGTACATGGATTACTACGAGCACGGCATTTTGCTCGGCGCGACCATTGGCATTGTCTGGTTCGGCTGGTTCTGGCCCGCCATGCGTTATTTCTTGCCCGCCGCCGCGGTGCTGGCGCTGATCGGCACTGCCAGTTACCACGGTGATCTGGCGACGGCGCAGCATTCGTTCCTGCTGAAGTATTTCCTCGCCAGCCAGTCGGCCGTGATGTGGATGTGCGTGCTGTATGTGATCGCCACCGTGCTGTACTGGGTAGGGATGCTGTCGCGTTCCGGCACGGCATTGTCCATTGCCTCGGGCCTGACCTGGACCGCGGCGCTGGCCGCGCTGACCGCCATGCTGGTGCGCTGGTACGAAAGCTATCTGATTGGTTCGGATGTCGGGCACATTCCGGTTTCCAATCTATACGAAGTGTTCATCCTGTTCTGTTTGATTACCACGCTGATGTACCTGTATTACGAAGCTCGCTTCAAAGCGCGTGCGATGGGTGCCTTTGTGTTGCTGGTCATCACCGCCGCCGTCGGCTTCATCCTGTGGTATTCGCTGGATCGCGGCGCGCATGAAATCCAGCCGCTGATTCCGGCGCTGCAATCGTGGTGGATGAAGATACACGTGCCCGCCAATTTTATCGGCTACGGCGCTTTTGCCCTGTCGGCGATGCTGGGTGTGGCGCAACTGCTGGTATCCAAAGGCGTACTGGCCAGCCGTTTGCCGAGCTACGAAACGCTGGGCGAAGTGATGTACAAGGCGGTGTCGGTCGGCTTCCTGTTCTTTACCATTGCCACCATCCTCGGTGCGGCGTGGGCGGCTGATGCTTGGGGCGGCTACTGGAGCTGGGACCCTAAAGAGACCTGGGCGTTGATCGTCTGGCTGAACTACGCAGCGTGGTTGCACGTGCGTCTGGTCAAGGGCTGGCGCGGCAACGTACTGGCATGGTGGTCGGTGATTGGTCTGGTCGTCACGACCTTCGCTTTCCTCGGTGTGAACATGTTCTTGTCTGGCCTGCATTCGTACGGCGGACTGTAG
- a CDS encoding cytochrome c biogenesis protein ResB, producing MTQTATRNPRHVSFSRALFELFSSMRFAVSLLTVLAIASIIGTVLKQGEQYIDYRIEFGEFWFGIFKPLGLFDVYHAGWFLLILAFLVISTSLCIWRHTPGMLRDIRSYREHATRNSLRLMAHHAESTGAVDREAAQSYLKQAGYRWRILETDGTWMLAAKKGVGQRLGYFFAHAAIVVICIGGLIDGNLPLKLREIVGNKTAELRDIPQSQVPAQSRLDAGNLSFRGNVTLPEGSVGDVVFLNSGEGYFVQDLPFAIRLKQFQVDYYSTGMPKRFASDIDVLDRQSGKVVQSGTVEVNKPLVYDGIAIYQASFGDGGSPLQLTGWHLNRAASQKFEARSKSTQNITLDDNKQYTLEFGDLRVNNVENMGKDAGADTSAVAVSKLEQALASSQSVKSSHNVRNLGPTIQFKLRDSSGQAVEFQNYMAPFLDDGALYLLTGVRKEIGASFQYVRIPLDNDAKVDTYMRLRNVMMDPQAWPEIAKRTTDKAFQNGGFSATKRDEFQAVTQTILNQFAQGGFARIDQFIRQKVPEDKRQPVAQTYLKILQGATVDAMDIAQERASLPPLAVDQNQYRFLMDSLVATSGFFEYGAPVYIQMTGFTEVKSSGFQLTRSPGKQIVFFGSILLVIGIFCMFYLREERVWLRAEKDSTLLALTGNRRSGDLSKTFEQHRTALLPAPKNEESAT from the coding sequence ATGACTCAGACAGCCACCCGCAATCCTCGCCACGTTTCGTTCAGCCGCGCCCTGTTCGAACTCTTTTCATCCATGCGTTTTGCCGTCAGCCTGCTGACGGTACTGGCGATCGCATCGATTATCGGTACCGTGCTCAAGCAAGGTGAGCAGTACATCGATTACCGCATCGAGTTCGGCGAGTTCTGGTTTGGCATCTTCAAGCCACTGGGTTTGTTCGATGTCTACCATGCGGGCTGGTTCTTGCTGATTCTGGCGTTCCTGGTCATTTCTACCTCGCTGTGCATCTGGCGCCATACACCAGGCATGCTGCGCGACATTCGCAGCTATCGTGAACACGCCACCCGCAATTCCTTGCGCTTGATGGCTCACCACGCCGAGAGCACCGGTGCGGTTGATCGCGAAGCCGCGCAGAGTTATCTGAAACAAGCTGGTTATCGCTGGCGGATACTGGAAACCGATGGTACCTGGATGCTGGCCGCCAAAAAAGGCGTGGGCCAGCGCCTGGGTTATTTCTTTGCGCACGCCGCCATCGTGGTGATCTGTATTGGTGGTTTGATCGACGGCAATCTGCCGCTCAAACTGCGCGAGATTGTCGGCAACAAAACCGCCGAACTGCGCGATATCCCGCAAAGCCAGGTGCCCGCACAAAGCCGGCTGGATGCGGGCAACCTGTCTTTCCGCGGCAATGTCACGTTGCCGGAAGGCTCAGTGGGCGACGTGGTGTTTCTGAACTCGGGCGAAGGTTACTTTGTTCAAGACCTGCCGTTTGCCATTCGCCTCAAGCAATTCCAGGTTGATTACTACAGCACCGGCATGCCCAAGCGCTTTGCGTCTGATATCGACGTACTTGACCGGCAATCGGGCAAAGTGGTGCAAAGCGGCACCGTTGAGGTCAACAAACCGCTGGTTTACGACGGCATTGCCATTTACCAGGCCAGCTTTGGCGATGGTGGCTCGCCGCTGCAACTGACTGGCTGGCATCTGAACCGGGCGGCGTCGCAAAAATTTGAGGCCCGCTCCAAGAGCACCCAGAACATCACGCTGGATGACAACAAGCAATACACGCTGGAGTTCGGCGATCTGCGCGTGAACAACGTGGAGAACATGGGCAAGGATGCCGGGGCGGATACATCCGCAGTGGCCGTCAGCAAGCTGGAACAAGCGCTGGCGTCGTCGCAATCGGTGAAATCCAGCCACAATGTGCGCAATCTCGGCCCCACCATCCAGTTCAAGCTGCGCGATTCGTCTGGCCAGGCTGTGGAATTCCAGAATTACATGGCGCCGTTTCTGGATGACGGCGCGCTGTATCTGCTGACCGGCGTACGCAAGGAAATTGGCGCCTCGTTCCAGTACGTGCGCATTCCGCTGGATAACGATGCCAAGGTCGACACCTACATGCGCTTGCGCAATGTAATGATGGACCCGCAAGCGTGGCCCGAGATCGCCAAGCGCACCACCGACAAGGCTTTTCAGAATGGCGGTTTCTCGGCCACCAAGCGCGATGAATTCCAGGCGGTAACGCAAACCATCCTGAACCAGTTTGCCCAGGGTGGCTTCGCGCGCATTGACCAGTTCATTCGCCAGAAAGTACCGGAAGACAAGCGTCAGCCAGTGGCACAAACCTATCTGAAGATTCTGCAAGGTGCGACGGTCGATGCCATGGATATCGCCCAGGAACGCGCCAGTCTGCCGCCTCTGGCAGTTGACCAGAATCAGTACCGGTTCTTGATGGACAGCCTGGTGGCCACCAGCGGTTTCTTTGAATATGGCGCGCCGGTGTATATCCAGATGACTGGCTTTACCGAGGTGAAATCCAGCGGTTTCCAGCTTACCCGCTCGCCCGGCAAACAGATTGTGTTCTTCGGTTCCATCCTGCTTGTCATTGGCATATTCTGCATGTTCTATCTGCGCGAAGAACGCGTGTGGTTGCGTGCCGAAAAAGACAGCACCTTGCTGGCATTGACTGGTAACCGTCGCTCGGGCGACCTGAGCAAAACGTTTGAACAGCACCGCACCGCGTTGCTTCCTGCACCCAAAAATGAAGAGTCCGCGACATGA